A region of Campylobacter armoricus DNA encodes the following proteins:
- a CDS encoding sodium-dependent transporter yields the protein MNDKFSKIGFVLAVAGGAIGLGNAWKFPTLVGQNGGFAFVLLYLLLTISIGFCVFLAEIAMGRLSQSDPVNAYKSLATKYSQKWKFAGFFMLGGIFVLSFYLVIMGWVLKYMITSIYYLPTNTQEAGFLFGNLIQNSILESSLYFLIAFFLTLFVVSRGVKSGIEKLNVWIMPSLFIMLVLMLVYCFFQDGFKEAFVYLFYPDFTKLSLNSVLTALGLAFFTLCLGIGCITTYAASLKDDTNLITSSAIIVLLNISIGLMMGLIVFTFIFKFNANPAEGAGLVFISLTTLFSNLGSIFGHFLAFYFFLALFFAGITSAVSMIEPFTFYLVNEYKISRKKALVFIGFVVFLLGMSCILSFSANYGSSFSFFGLSFFDILDKLTSNFMLPLGAIASAIFVGFFVDKIKIYNLFSKFMSKSIFEIWYFLLRFVAPIAIVIIMLNQIL from the coding sequence ATGAATGATAAATTTTCTAAAATAGGCTTTGTTTTAGCAGTGGCAGGTGGGGCAATAGGGCTTGGCAATGCTTGGAAATTTCCAACATTAGTTGGGCAAAATGGCGGTTTTGCCTTTGTTCTTTTGTATTTGCTTTTAACTATTAGTATAGGATTTTGTGTATTTTTGGCTGAAATTGCTATGGGAAGATTAAGCCAAAGTGATCCTGTAAATGCTTATAAAAGCTTAGCAACCAAGTATTCTCAAAAATGGAAATTTGCGGGATTTTTTATGCTTGGTGGAATTTTTGTATTATCTTTTTATCTTGTTATTATGGGTTGGGTTTTAAAATACATGATAACTTCGATTTATTATTTACCTACTAATACCCAAGAAGCAGGATTTTTATTTGGAAATTTAATACAAAATAGTATTTTAGAAAGTAGTTTGTATTTTTTAATTGCATTTTTTCTTACCTTATTTGTTGTTTCAAGAGGGGTTAAAAGTGGTATAGAAAAACTTAATGTTTGGATTATGCCAAGTTTATTTATTATGCTTGTTTTAATGCTAGTATATTGTTTTTTTCAAGATGGTTTTAAAGAAGCTTTTGTTTATTTGTTTTATCCTGATTTTACTAAGCTTAGTTTAAACTCAGTTTTAACAGCCTTAGGACTTGCTTTTTTTACTTTATGTTTAGGTATAGGTTGTATTACCACTTATGCAGCTTCATTAAAAGATGATACAAACTTAATTACAAGTTCAGCCATAATTGTACTTTTAAATATCAGTATTGGCTTGATGATGGGGCTTATTGTATTTACTTTTATATTTAAATTTAATGCTAATCCCGCAGAAGGTGCTGGGCTTGTGTTTATATCTTTAACGACTTTATTTTCTAATTTAGGTAGTATTTTTGGTCATTTTCTAGCCTTTTATTTTTTTCTAGCTTTGTTTTTTGCAGGGATTACTTCAGCAGTTTCCATGATAGAACCTTTTACCTTTTATCTTGTGAATGAATATAAAATTTCAAGAAAAAAGGCTTTGGTTTTTATAGGTTTTGTGGTTTTTCTTTTAGGGATGAGTTGTATTTTATCTTTTAGTGCTAATTATGGCTCTAGTTTCAGTTTTTTTGGCTTAAGTTTTTTTGATATTTTAGATAAATTAACTTCTAATTTCATGTTACCGCTTGGTGCTATTGCAAGTGCAATTTTTGTTGGATTTTTTGTAGATAAAATAAAAATCTATAATTTGTTTTCTAAATTTATGAGTAAAAGTATTTTTGAAATATGGTATTTTTTACTTAGATTTGTTGCACCCATTGCGATTGTTATCATTATGTTAAATCAAATTTTATAA
- a CDS encoding biotin/lipoyl-containing protein: MAKKLIDVMDTTFRDGFQSVYGARVLMNDFFPALEAAKEADIRHFEFGGGARFQSLFFYLNENAFEMMDKFRAIIGKDANLQTLARGVNTVALDTGSKEIINLHAKMFAKHGTTTIRNFDALNDVNNLKFSGECIVKHGLKHEITITLMDLPPKCKGAHDVPFYERILKEILQAQIPFDSICFKDASGTSNPNKIYEVIKMARKKLPENTHIRLHTHETAGVSIACYLAALEAGVDGIDLAAAPVSGGTSQPDILTMLHALKGSNFDLGLDEEKILKYEEVLKDCLKDYFLPPEATAVNPLIPFSPMPGGALTANTQMMRDNNILDKFPQVIKAMQEVVEKGGYGTSVTPVSQFYFQQAFNNVMFGPWKKIADGYGKMVLGYFGKTPVSPDLEVIKLASEQLKLEPTTKLATDIADADESKSIAYIKNLLEKENLEISEENIFIVAACKEKGIAFLKGEAKVNVRKNSKLKPSLINENQFTVSVNGNKYHVEVSAGFDRDVNVKSAVKVSTDNTKETKTQISDNAIVASMNANVFKILVKENDSVKAGQVVAVLEAMKMEIEVSASKDGEIAELLVGAGESVSEGQALMIYK, translated from the coding sequence ATGGCTAAAAAGTTAATTGATGTGATGGATACCACATTTAGAGATGGTTTTCAATCTGTTTATGGTGCTAGAGTTTTAATGAATGATTTTTTTCCTGCTTTAGAAGCAGCCAAAGAAGCAGATATTAGACATTTTGAATTCGGTGGTGGAGCTAGGTTTCAAAGTTTATTTTTTTATTTAAATGAAAATGCTTTTGAAATGATGGATAAATTTAGAGCTATTATTGGAAAAGATGCAAATTTGCAAACTCTTGCAAGAGGGGTTAATACTGTAGCACTTGATACAGGTAGTAAAGAGATTATTAATTTGCATGCAAAAATGTTTGCAAAACACGGAACAACTACGATAAGAAATTTTGATGCACTTAATGATGTAAATAATTTAAAATTTAGTGGAGAGTGTATAGTTAAGCATGGTTTAAAACATGAAATTACTATTACTTTGATGGACTTACCTCCAAAATGTAAAGGTGCGCATGATGTGCCATTTTATGAAAGAATTTTAAAAGAAATTTTACAAGCTCAAATTCCTTTTGATAGTATTTGTTTTAAAGATGCAAGCGGAACCTCAAATCCAAATAAAATTTATGAAGTTATTAAAATGGCTAGAAAAAAATTGCCAGAAAATACTCATATAAGATTACATACTCATGAAACAGCCGGTGTTAGTATAGCGTGTTATTTAGCAGCTTTAGAAGCAGGTGTTGATGGTATAGATTTGGCAGCAGCTCCTGTTAGTGGTGGCACTTCTCAACCTGATATTTTAACTATGCTTCATGCTTTAAAGGGAAGTAACTTTGATCTTGGTTTGGATGAAGAGAAAATTTTAAAATATGAAGAAGTGTTAAAAGATTGTTTGAAAGATTATTTTTTACCGCCAGAAGCTACAGCTGTAAATCCTTTAATTCCTTTTTCGCCTATGCCAGGTGGAGCATTAACTGCTAATACACAAATGATGAGAGATAATAATATTTTAGATAAATTCCCACAAGTTATAAAAGCCATGCAAGAAGTAGTAGAAAAAGGTGGTTATGGTACTTCAGTTACTCCTGTGTCGCAGTTTTATTTCCAACAAGCTTTTAATAATGTAATGTTTGGACCTTGGAAAAAAATCGCAGATGGATATGGAAAAATGGTTTTGGGATATTTTGGAAAAACTCCTGTTTCTCCAGATCTTGAGGTAATCAAACTTGCAAGCGAGCAATTAAAATTAGAACCAACTACAAAATTAGCAACAGATATTGCTGATGCTGATGAGAGTAAAAGTATAGCTTATATTAAAAATTTATTAGAAAAAGAGAATTTAGAAATAAGCGAAGAAAATATTTTTATCGTTGCAGCTTGTAAAGAAAAAGGTATAGCTTTTTTAAAAGGTGAAGCTAAGGTTAATGTTAGAAAAAATAGCAAATTAAAACCAAGTCTTATTAATGAAAATCAATTTACCGTTTCGGTTAATGGTAATAAATACCATGTAGAAGTAAGTGCGGGTTTTGATAGAGATGTTAATGTAAAAAGTGCTGTAAAAGTAAGCACAGATAATACAAAAGAAACAAAAACTCAAATAAGTGATAATGCTATCGTTGCAAGTATGAATGCAAATGTATTTAAAATTTTAGTCAAAGAAAATGATAGTGTAAAAGCAGGTCAGGTAGTGGCTGTGCTTGAAGCTATGAAAATGGAAATTGAAGTTAGTGCAAGTAAAGATGGAGAAATTGCAGAACTTTTAGTTGGCGCTGGTGAAAGTGTAAGCGAAGGTCAAGCTTTAATGATTTATAAATAA
- a CDS encoding sodium-dependent transporter, translated as MNEKFSKIGFVLAVAGSAVGLGNAWKFPTLVGQNGGSAFVLLYLLLTLGVGFVIFLAELSIGKLSEKDPVNAYYTLAPKYKRAWSIVGFSLIGAILIVSFYSVIIGWIVKYAYFGFFPLPKSIEESGAVFGNLLSQDVLSQFICFTFVFIVIFYVVSKGVKSGIEKLNVWMMPSLFILLILMLGYSFSMEGFSKASEFLFSPDFSKLGVGAFLSALGLACFSLSIGVGSIITYSASLSDKTNFITSTINIIIINIIIGIMMGLIVFTFIFEFNGNPAQQGPGLIFVSLMSLFSNIDPIGFLPLGNILAIAFFIALFFAGITSAVSMIEPFTFYLINSYNFTRKKALVFIAFVVYILGSLCILSSIEWSKGFLEFFGKSFFDILDFIASNLMMPLGGLFGAIFVGFVLKKEALQTLFYPYMKGKYFECWYFFVRYISPLAVILIMIKQLFF; from the coding sequence ATGAATGAGAAATTTTCTAAAATAGGCTTTGTTTTAGCAGTGGCTGGTTCAGCTGTTGGACTTGGAAATGCTTGGAAATTTCCAACTTTAGTAGGACAAAATGGCGGTTCTGCTTTTGTGCTTTTATATTTGCTTTTGACTTTAGGTGTTGGTTTTGTTATTTTTCTAGCTGAGCTTAGTATAGGAAAGCTTAGTGAAAAAGATCCTGTAAATGCTTATTATACTTTAGCACCAAAATATAAAAGAGCTTGGTCTATAGTTGGTTTTTCTTTAATAGGTGCTATTTTAATTGTCTCTTTTTATAGTGTGATTATAGGATGGATTGTTAAGTATGCTTATTTTGGATTTTTTCCTTTGCCAAAGAGTATAGAAGAAAGCGGTGCTGTTTTTGGAAATTTGCTTTCCCAAGATGTTTTATCTCAATTTATATGTTTTACTTTTGTATTTATAGTGATTTTTTATGTAGTATCAAAAGGTGTTAAAAGTGGTATAGAAAAACTTAATGTTTGGATGATGCCAAGTTTATTTATATTGCTTATTTTAATGCTTGGATATTCTTTTAGTATGGAGGGTTTTTCTAAGGCTAGTGAGTTTTTGTTTTCTCCGGATTTTTCTAAGCTTGGAGTAGGGGCATTTTTAAGTGCCTTAGGACTTGCTTGTTTTTCTTTGTCTATCGGAGTGGGTTCAATTATAACTTATTCAGCAAGTTTATCTGATAAAACAAATTTCATTACAAGTACTATTAATATCATAATTATCAACATTATCATCGGCATTATGATGGGGCTTATTGTATTTACTTTTATATTTGAATTTAATGGAAATCCAGCCCAACAAGGTCCAGGTTTGATTTTTGTATCTTTAATGAGTTTATTCTCAAATATTGATCCAATTGGCTTTTTGCCTTTGGGAAATATTTTAGCCATAGCTTTTTTTATTGCACTATTTTTTGCAGGGATTACTTCAGCAGTTTCTATGATAGAACCTTTTACTTTTTATTTAATCAATTCTTATAATTTTACAAGAAAAAAAGCTTTGGTGTTTATAGCTTTTGTTGTATATATTTTGGGTAGTTTATGTATTTTATCAAGTATTGAGTGGAGTAAGGGTTTTTTGGAATTTTTTGGGAAAAGCTTTTTTGATATATTAGATTTTATTGCTTCAAATTTAATGATGCCTTTAGGTGGGTTATTTGGTGCCATATTTGTAGGTTTTGTGCTTAAAAAAGAAGCTTTACAAACTTTATTTTATCCTTATATGAAAGGTAAGTACTTTGAGTGTTGGTATTTTTTTGTAAGATACATTTCACCTTTAGCGGTGATTTTAATCATGATAAAACAATTATTTTTTTAA
- a CDS encoding F0F1 ATP synthase subunit C, translating to MKKIVFLMLALSGFAFAAEGSMNQWLASFSILAAGLGLGVAALGGAIGMGNTAAATIAGTARNPGLGGKLMTTMFIALAMIEAQVIYALVIALIALYANPFQALVAA from the coding sequence ATGAAAAAAATCGTATTTTTAATGTTAGCTTTAAGCGGTTTTGCATTTGCAGCTGAAGGTTCTATGAATCAATGGTTAGCTTCATTTTCAATTTTAGCAGCAGGTTTAGGACTTGGTGTTGCAGCTTTAGGTGGAGCTATTGGTATGGGCAACACTGCAGCAGCAACTATTGCAGGTACAGCTAGAAATCCTGGTCTTGGTGGTAAATTAATGACTACTATGTTTATCGCTTTAGCGATGATTGAAGCTCAAGTTATTTATGCACTTGTTATTGCTCTTATCGCTCTTTATGCTAATCCATTCCAAGCATTAGTAGCAGCTTAA
- the cetZ gene encoding energy taxis response protein CetZ, translating to MFGNKKKINEKIVQLEQSNQSFQDIFNAISNTMAMIEFQIDGTIITANENFLKTMNYSLDEIKGKHHSMFCLPEVVKSQRYVDFWKDLRNGKSRNGLFRRIAKGGKDIYLEANYLPIINQNNEVYKVIKFANDITQRHYEMLDLKNTIDAANRSMAIIEFNPYGEILNANENFTQTMGYSLNEIKGKHHSMFCEEKFRNSKEYTIFWEELRSGKFQSGKFIRYGKNNKLIHLEASYNPIKNDDGEIYKVIKFATDITDQVVRDEEKLKLISELAEQNDNLTQEGDSVIENTVQNIQSIADMMNNSSNLVSSLNEQSEEIKNIIQTISDIADQTNLLALNAAIEAARAGEHGRGFAVVADEVRNLAERTGHSVNEITTTINSIRNVTAEVVQSIKDGLSGVNQSVDLAKEARECMEKIRNSSAQVAQAMQNK from the coding sequence ATGTTTGGCAATAAGAAAAAAATAAATGAAAAAATAGTTCAATTAGAACAATCTAATCAATCTTTTCAAGATATATTTAATGCCATTAGCAACACAATGGCTATGATAGAATTCCAAATTGATGGAACTATTATTACTGCAAATGAAAACTTTTTAAAAACAATGAATTACTCTCTAGATGAAATCAAAGGAAAGCATCATAGTATGTTTTGTTTGCCAGAAGTAGTTAAATCTCAAAGATATGTTGATTTTTGGAAAGATTTAAGAAACGGAAAATCTAGAAATGGACTTTTTAGACGCATTGCAAAAGGTGGTAAAGATATATACTTAGAAGCTAATTATCTACCAATTATCAATCAAAACAATGAAGTTTATAAAGTTATTAAGTTTGCAAATGATATTACACAAAGACACTATGAAATGCTTGATTTAAAAAACACCATTGATGCTGCTAATCGCTCTATGGCTATTATCGAATTTAATCCTTATGGAGAAATCCTAAATGCTAATGAAAACTTCACTCAAACTATGGGATATTCACTAAACGAAATAAAAGGAAAGCATCATAGTATGTTCTGTGAAGAAAAGTTTAGAAACTCAAAAGAATACACAATATTCTGGGAGGAACTAAGAAGTGGTAAATTCCAATCAGGAAAATTTATACGCTATGGAAAAAATAATAAATTAATCCATTTAGAAGCAAGTTACAATCCTATAAAAAACGACGATGGAGAAATTTATAAAGTTATAAAATTCGCAACAGATATTACAGATCAAGTAGTTAGAGATGAAGAAAAGTTAAAACTTATTAGCGAGTTAGCTGAACAAAATGACAATCTAACCCAAGAAGGCGATAGTGTTATAGAAAATACGGTTCAAAATATTCAAAGCATTGCTGATATGATGAATAATAGTAGCAATTTGGTTTCTTCTTTAAATGAGCAATCAGAAGAAATAAAAAATATCATTCAAACTATTAGTGATATAGCCGATCAAACCAATCTTTTAGCACTAAATGCTGCCATAGAAGCAGCGCGTGCGGGTGAACATGGTAGAGGCTTTGCTGTGGTTGCAGATGAAGTTAGAAATCTAGCCGAAAGAACTGGACACTCAGTAAATGAAATTACTACCACCATTAATTCTATCAGAAATGTAACAGCTGAAGTAGTTCAAAGTATAAAAGATGGCTTAAGTGGTGTAAATCAAAGCGTAGATTTAGCTAAAGAAGCTAGAGAGTGTATGGAAAAAATTAGAAATAGCTCCGCTCAGGTAGCACAAGCTATGCAAAATAAATAA
- a CDS encoding metal-dependent hydrolase — MIIKNAKIYGEQKLDLKIEDGKITQIANDLNDDEQIIDIEGKTLLPSFIDLNVSLLDNEFSIDKLYNLEKACLRGGVGTIVLKDSLEANTQGYALYFDKLKSLDINILPTINVLDKTGKLKNIATLIDLGAEGLELSSTLGANYLRQCMQYASMKSSPIFLKCFDESFDDHGVMNDSKMSFELGLIGISDIAEISEVAKMKELVEFYGNNACFGALGIIKSFELLENHQSEISIHHLIKDENACENFNTYAKILPPLRSKNELSHLMRMLQNGNITFLTSLHTPSSRKDLAFDEADFGINAIAMYMSLCFNLVKEGFLTWKELCDFTSYNQAQFLGLNKGKIEIGYDADLVVFDENTSYNGKDLYKNDKLEGKVIKHFIKGKVFSL; from the coding sequence ATGATTATCAAAAATGCAAAAATTTATGGTGAGCAAAAGCTTGATCTTAAAATAGAAGATGGAAAAATTACTCAAATTGCTAATGATTTAAATGATGATGAGCAAATTATTGACATAGAGGGTAAGACTTTGCTTCCTTCGTTTATTGATTTAAATGTGAGTTTGCTTGATAATGAATTTAGTATAGATAAATTATATAATCTAGAAAAAGCATGCTTAAGAGGTGGGGTTGGAACTATAGTTTTAAAAGATAGTTTAGAAGCTAACACTCAAGGTTATGCACTTTATTTTGATAAGTTAAAATCTTTAGATATTAATATTCTACCTACTATTAATGTATTAGATAAAACAGGAAAATTAAAAAATATTGCAACTTTAATAGACTTGGGTGCTGAAGGTTTGGAGCTTTCAAGCACTTTAGGAGCAAATTATTTAAGACAATGTATGCAATATGCTAGTATGAAATCAAGCCCTATATTCTTAAAATGCTTTGATGAGAGTTTTGATGACCATGGTGTTATGAATGATAGTAAGATGAGCTTTGAACTTGGACTTATAGGAATTAGCGATATAGCTGAAATTAGTGAAGTAGCAAAAATGAAAGAGTTGGTGGAATTTTATGGAAACAATGCTTGTTTTGGTGCTTTGGGTATTATAAAATCTTTTGAACTTTTAGAAAATCATCAAAGTGAAATTTCAATTCACCATTTAATTAAAGATGAAAATGCTTGTGAAAATTTTAATACTTATGCAAAAATTCTACCTCCATTAAGATCTAAAAATGAACTTTCACACCTTATGAGAATGCTTCAAAATGGAAATATCACTTTTTTAACTTCTTTACATACTCCTAGTTCCAGGAAAGATTTGGCTTTTGATGAAGCAGATTTTGGAATTAATGCTATAGCTATGTATATGAGTTTGTGTTTTAATTTAGTAAAAGAAGGTTTTTTAACTTGGAAAGAATTGTGTGATTTTACAAGTTACAATCAAGCACAATTTTTGGGTCTAAATAAAGGAAAAATAGAAATTGGCTATGATGCTGATTTAGTTGTGTTTGATGAAAATACTTCCTATAATGGGAAAGATTTATATAAAAATGATAAATTAGAAGGCAAAGTAATAAAGCATTTTATAAAAGGAAAAGTTTTTAGCCTTTAA
- the pckA gene encoding phosphoenolpyruvate carboxykinase (ATP) — MKGLENLGLENIGQVFHNLSYDELLKHEKNNNEGVCTKNGTFSVDTGIFTGRSPKDKYFVKQDPSQKYIAWGKINQPISEALFEKLLEKAKKQLSNSDIYIQDAYCGASLKSRKAVRFVTQVAWQAHFVKNMFIRPKEEELRDFIPDFVVYNACKCVNEDYKKDGLNSEVFVIFNIEKNIAVIGGTWYGGEMKKGIFSMMNYWLPLENKLSMHCSANVGEKGDVALFFGLSGTGKTTLSTDPKRKLIGDDEHGWDDEGVFNFEGGCYAKCINLDPQSEPEIYGAIKQNALLENVVLRDDLSVDFNDASKTENTRVSYPIEHILNHEPSLSAAHPSNIIFLSADAFGVLPPVSKLSKEQAMYYFLSGYTAKVAGTERGITEPVATFSACFGEVFLPLHPTVYAKLLGEKISKYNVNVYLVNTGWSGGAYGIGKRMSIKATRACINAILDGSIKNCEFENYDLFNLAVPKELAGVESKLLNPINTWEDKKAYEETKLKLAKMFIENFKRYEDVKEGAEFKLAGPAI, encoded by the coding sequence ATGAAAGGTTTAGAAAATTTAGGTTTAGAAAATATTGGACAAGTTTTTCATAATCTTAGTTATGATGAACTTTTAAAACATGAAAAAAATAACAATGAAGGTGTATGTACTAAAAATGGCACCTTTAGTGTAGATACCGGAATTTTTACAGGAAGAAGTCCCAAGGATAAATATTTCGTAAAACAAGATCCTTCACAAAAATATATTGCATGGGGTAAAATAAACCAACCAATCAGTGAAGCGTTGTTTGAAAAACTCTTAGAAAAAGCCAAAAAACAACTTAGCAATAGTGATATTTATATTCAAGATGCATATTGTGGCGCTTCGTTAAAAAGCCGTAAAGCTGTGCGTTTTGTAACACAAGTTGCATGGCAAGCACATTTTGTAAAAAATATGTTTATTCGTCCAAAAGAAGAAGAACTTAGGGATTTTATTCCTGATTTTGTAGTATATAATGCTTGCAAATGTGTAAATGAAGATTATAAAAAAGATGGCTTAAATTCAGAAGTTTTTGTAATTTTTAATATAGAAAAAAATATAGCAGTTATTGGTGGAACTTGGTATGGCGGAGAGATGAAAAAAGGAATTTTTTCAATGATGAATTATTGGCTTCCATTAGAGAATAAACTTTCTATGCATTGTAGTGCCAATGTTGGAGAAAAAGGTGATGTTGCACTTTTCTTTGGACTTAGTGGCACAGGTAAAACTACTCTTTCAACCGATCCAAAAAGGAAATTAATAGGTGATGATGAGCATGGTTGGGATGATGAGGGTGTGTTTAATTTCGAAGGAGGTTGTTATGCAAAATGTATCAATCTTGATCCTCAAAGCGAGCCAGAAATTTATGGGGCTATAAAGCAAAATGCACTTTTGGAAAATGTGGTTTTAAGAGATGATTTAAGTGTAGATTTTAATGATGCTTCAAAAACTGAAAATACTAGAGTATCTTACCCAATAGAACATATTTTAAATCATGAACCAAGTCTTAGTGCAGCTCATCCTAGCAATATTATTTTCCTTTCAGCTGATGCTTTTGGTGTTTTACCTCCTGTAAGTAAGCTTAGCAAAGAACAAGCAATGTATTATTTTTTAAGTGGATATACGGCTAAAGTTGCAGGAACTGAAAGAGGTATTACTGAACCTGTGGCAACTTTTTCAGCGTGTTTTGGTGAGGTATTTTTACCATTACATCCAACCGTTTATGCAAAGCTTTTAGGTGAAAAAATTAGCAAATATAATGTAAATGTTTATTTGGTAAATACCGGTTGGAGCGGTGGAGCTTATGGTATTGGTAAGAGAATGAGTATAAAAGCAACTAGAGCTTGTATTAATGCTATTTTAGATGGTAGTATAAAAAATTGCGAATTTGAAAATTATGATTTATTTAATCTTGCAGTACCGAAAGAATTAGCTGGTGTAGAG
- a CDS encoding sodium-dependent transporter has protein sequence MNEKFSKIGFVLAVAGSAVGLGNAWKFPTLVGNNGGSAFVVIYLLLTLGVAFVIFLAELSIGKLSEKDPVNAYYTLAPKNKKAWSYAGFFMLGAIILVSFYSVVIGWIAKYAYFGFFELPKDTNEAGAVFGNLLSQDVLSQFICFTFVFIVIFYVVSKGVKSGIEKLNVWMMPSLFILLILMLGYSFSMEGFSKASEFLFVPDFSKLSVNSILDALGLAFFSMSLGVCVILTYAASLPDRTNFISSALNIIIINTIIGLMMGLIVFTFIFEFGADPTQQGPGLIFISLTTLFAKLGFLGNILAIAFFIALFFAGITSAISMIEPFTFYLINRYQISRKKALVFVGVIVYFLGSLSILSFYHVSASSLNFFGKSFFDILDFFIQNLLMPISALITAFFVGFVLKKEALQILFHPFMRGVYFEIWYIFLRYVSPLAVILIMTRQLFF, from the coding sequence ATGAATGAAAAATTTTCTAAAATAGGCTTTGTTTTAGCAGTGGCTGGTTCAGCTGTTGGACTTGGAAATGCTTGGAAATTTCCAACTTTAGTAGGTAATAATGGTGGTTCAGCGTTTGTGGTTATATATTTACTTTTAACTTTAGGTGTAGCTTTTGTTATTTTTCTAGCTGAGCTTAGTATAGGAAAGCTTAGTGAAAAAGATCCTGTAAATGCTTATTATACTTTAGCACCTAAAAATAAAAAAGCATGGTCTTATGCAGGATTTTTTATGCTAGGTGCTATTATTTTGGTGTCTTTTTATAGTGTTGTTATAGGTTGGATAGCAAAATATGCTTATTTTGGGTTTTTTGAATTACCTAAAGACACAAACGAAGCAGGTGCCGTTTTTGGAAATTTGCTTTCCCAAGATGTTTTATCTCAATTTATATGTTTTACTTTTGTATTTATAGTGATTTTTTATGTAGTATCAAAAGGTGTTAAAAGTGGTATAGAAAAACTTAATGTTTGGATGATGCCAAGTTTATTTATATTGCTTATTTTAATGCTTGGATATTCTTTTAGTATGGAGGGTTTTTCTAAGGCTAGTGAGTTTTTGTTTGTGCCTGATTTTTCAAAATTGAGTGTTAATTCTATATTAGATGCACTAGGGCTTGCATTTTTTAGTATGTCTTTGGGTGTGTGTGTGATTTTAACTTATGCAGCAAGTTTGCCTGATAGAACAAATTTTATAAGTAGCGCTTTAAATATTATCATTATTAATACTATTATTGGCTTAATGATGGGGCTTATTGTATTTACTTTTATATTTGAATTTGGAGCTGATCCAACTCAACAAGGCCCAGGGCTTATTTTTATATCATTAACAACTCTTTTTGCGAAATTAGGATTTTTAGGAAATATTTTAGCCATAGCTTTTTTTATCGCTTTATTTTTTGCAGGAATTACTTCAGCTATTTCTATGATAGAACCTTTTACTTTTTATCTTATAAATCGTTATCAAATTTCAAGAAAAAAAGCCTTGGTTTTTGTGGGTGTGATTGTGTATTTTTTGGGAAGTTTATCTATACTTTCTTTTTATCATGTAAGTGCATCGAGTTTAAATTTCTTTGGAAAAAGCTTTTTTGATATTTTAGATTTTTTCATACAAAATTTATTAATGCCAATTTCTGCTTTAATTACAGCGTTTTTTGTAGGTTTTGTGCTTAAAAAAGAAGCTTTACAAATTTTATTTCATCCTTTTATGCGCGGGGTGTATTTTGAAATTTGGTATATCTTTTTAAGATATGTTTCACCTCTAGCAGTTATTTTAATTATGACTAGACAGCTTTTTTTCTAA